Proteins from one Natrinema salinisoli genomic window:
- a CDS encoding glycosyltransferase family 4 protein: protein MVTGTLRRLLRGSVITSSASAGGSTATGATAESEPSAEAQPLPDGPLDVCLLSYRSNPYSGGQGVYVKYLSRALTDLGHSVDVISGKPYPELDDDVGLVKLPGENIVDELDRLGQFEPSYLRDPLALYEWLSALTGGFPDPYVFGRQVVDYFEEHQPEYDIVHDNQSLCHGLRTLRERGHPVVATVHHPITVDRDAALAAADGRGERLLIRRWYRFLRMQREVVRDLPHILTVSESAKHRTVTDFGADPESIRVVHNGIDTDLFEPVERPTDRPRVMTTVSADVPLKGARHLLEAFAAVREEIDAELVVVGEFDEGGECDRLISKLGIADAIETHSEISYERMVELYGTADVAVVPSLYEGFGLPAGEALACGVPVVATTGGGLPEVVGGAGVLVEPGDSDALAEAVRDLLEDEDRRRRLGDQGRNRIVEEFDWERAARETVETYQSAIEAHEGEG, encoded by the coding sequence ATGGTCACTGGTACGCTCAGACGTCTTCTCCGGGGGAGCGTGATCACCTCGTCCGCGTCGGCAGGGGGCTCGACCGCCACGGGGGCCACGGCGGAGTCCGAGCCGTCGGCGGAGGCCCAGCCGCTCCCCGACGGGCCGCTCGACGTCTGTCTCTTGAGTTATCGATCGAACCCGTATTCGGGGGGACAGGGCGTCTACGTGAAGTATCTGAGCCGTGCCCTGACCGATCTCGGCCACTCCGTCGACGTGATCTCGGGGAAGCCCTACCCAGAGCTCGACGACGACGTCGGACTGGTGAAGCTGCCGGGCGAGAACATCGTCGACGAGCTCGACCGGCTAGGTCAGTTCGAGCCGTCCTACCTCCGGGACCCGCTCGCGCTCTACGAGTGGCTGAGCGCCCTCACCGGTGGCTTTCCGGACCCCTACGTCTTCGGCCGGCAGGTCGTCGACTACTTCGAGGAACACCAGCCCGAGTACGACATCGTCCACGACAACCAGTCGCTCTGTCACGGGCTCCGAACCCTCCGCGAGCGGGGCCACCCGGTCGTGGCGACCGTCCACCATCCGATCACGGTCGACCGCGATGCCGCGCTCGCCGCGGCCGACGGCCGGGGGGAGCGACTGTTGATCCGCCGGTGGTACCGATTCCTCCGGATGCAACGCGAGGTCGTCCGGGACCTCCCCCACATCCTGACCGTTTCCGAGTCGGCCAAGCACCGCACCGTCACCGACTTCGGGGCCGATCCGGAGTCGATCCGCGTCGTCCACAACGGGATCGACACGGACCTGTTCGAACCCGTCGAGCGACCTACCGACCGCCCGCGCGTGATGACGACCGTCAGCGCCGACGTCCCGCTGAAGGGTGCTCGCCACCTGCTCGAGGCCTTCGCGGCCGTCCGGGAGGAGATCGACGCCGAGCTGGTCGTCGTCGGCGAGTTCGACGAGGGCGGCGAGTGCGACCGGTTGATCTCGAAGCTGGGCATCGCGGACGCGATCGAGACCCACAGCGAGATCAGCTACGAGCGAATGGTCGAACTCTACGGCACCGCCGACGTGGCGGTCGTCCCGTCGCTGTACGAAGGGTTCGGGCTGCCCGCCGGCGAGGCACTCGCCTGCGGCGTTCCGGTGGTCGCCACCACCGGCGGCGGACTTCCCGAAGTCGTCGGCGGCGCGGGCGTCCTCGTCGAGCCGGGCGATTCCGATGCGCTGGCCGAGGCGGTTCGCGACCTGCTCGAGGACGAGGACCGACGCCGCCGACTCGGTGACCAGGGGCGAAACCGCATCGTAGAGGAGTTCGACTGGGAACGGGCCGCCCGCGAGACGGTCGAAACCTACCAGAGCGCTATCGAAGCGCACGAAGGGGAGGGCTGA
- a CDS encoding class I SAM-dependent methyltransferase — METIDFDRLTLTPDMRVLDVGCGEGRHVHAAALENVAEVVGLDLGRENLIAAREDHEEYIAPESDVPVTFCSGDALRLPFEDGAFDVVCCTEVLEHLPDYESAIDELRRVCAPGGSLAVSVPRAGPERICWALSEEYHEVEGGHVRIFDREELQAAIEQRGFRRVDGHFAHALHAPYWWLKCLWWDRDERGEAPLPLRAYDRFLEWDVLESPRPVRLLERALDPVVGKSVVYYFELEGRA; from the coding sequence ATGGAGACGATCGATTTCGACCGGCTGACGCTGACTCCGGACATGCGCGTTCTGGACGTCGGCTGCGGCGAGGGCCGCCACGTCCACGCCGCCGCCCTCGAGAACGTCGCGGAGGTCGTCGGGCTCGATCTGGGGCGGGAGAACCTGATTGCAGCCCGGGAGGACCACGAGGAGTACATCGCGCCGGAGTCGGACGTCCCGGTAACCTTCTGCTCGGGGGACGCGTTGCGACTCCCCTTCGAGGACGGCGCGTTCGACGTCGTCTGCTGTACCGAGGTCCTCGAGCACCTGCCCGACTACGAGTCGGCCATCGACGAGCTCCGGCGGGTCTGTGCGCCCGGCGGCTCGCTCGCGGTGAGCGTGCCTCGAGCCGGCCCCGAACGGATCTGTTGGGCGCTCTCCGAGGAGTACCACGAAGTCGAGGGCGGACACGTCCGTATCTTCGACCGCGAGGAGTTACAGGCCGCCATCGAGCAGCGCGGATTCCGGCGGGTCGACGGCCACTTCGCCCACGCCCTGCACGCGCCCTACTGGTGGCTGAAGTGCCTCTGGTGGGACCGCGACGAGCGGGGGGAGGCCCCGCTCCCGCTGCGGGCCTACGATCGGTTCCTCGAGTGGGACGTGCTGGAATCGCCGCGACCCGTCCGACTGCTCGAGCGGGCGCTGGACCCGGTGGTCGGCAAGAGCGTCGTCTACTACTTCGAACTGGAGGGGCGAGCGTGA
- a CDS encoding diacylglycerol/lipid kinase family protein codes for MSSPEASDRVLVLNPVSGSGDHVDDVAALAADHDFEIRKTEEDGDAKRLAREAAPDADLVAAAGGDGTLNAVVNGVAAADALETTALAVVPAGTGNNFATNIGVQGLEHAFTVIEDGRRRRIDIGTANGRVFVNSCVGGVTAEASSETTTESKAELGVLAYVKNTVEIFGEFDSLPLRVETAPRPNGERARAWEGEALFVLIGNCRRFTGARTAQAHVEDGLLEVTIVEDAATANLVGGAALEGLFGQESTHIVRRRTPSLTIESREESVEYSLDGEMLDTEALHLETTPNALEIAVGEDYRPDPDGGELWPLETPADQ; via the coding sequence ATGTCTTCCCCCGAGGCGAGCGATCGCGTTCTCGTCCTCAATCCCGTCAGCGGCAGCGGGGATCACGTCGACGACGTCGCCGCGCTCGCGGCCGACCACGATTTCGAGATTCGAAAGACCGAGGAAGACGGCGACGCGAAGCGGCTTGCCCGTGAAGCCGCACCCGACGCCGACCTCGTCGCCGCGGCCGGCGGCGACGGCACGCTCAACGCCGTCGTCAACGGCGTGGCAGCGGCCGACGCGCTCGAGACGACGGCCCTCGCCGTCGTCCCCGCGGGCACGGGAAATAATTTCGCGACGAATATCGGGGTTCAGGGACTCGAGCACGCGTTTACGGTAATCGAAGACGGACGCCGACGGCGGATCGATATCGGCACGGCGAACGGTCGGGTGTTCGTCAACTCCTGCGTGGGCGGCGTCACCGCCGAGGCGAGCAGCGAGACGACCACGGAGAGCAAGGCGGAGCTGGGCGTGCTCGCGTACGTGAAGAACACCGTCGAGATCTTCGGCGAGTTCGACTCGCTCCCGTTGCGGGTGGAGACGGCCCCGCGTCCGAACGGCGAGCGGGCGCGGGCCTGGGAGGGCGAGGCGCTGTTCGTCCTCATCGGGAACTGTCGGCGGTTCACCGGCGCGCGGACCGCACAGGCCCACGTCGAGGACGGCCTGCTCGAGGTCACGATCGTCGAGGACGCTGCGACCGCGAACCTGGTCGGTGGCGCGGCGCTCGAGGGGCTGTTCGGGCAGGAGAGCACGCACATCGTCCGCCGACGGACCCCATCGCTCACGATCGAGAGTCGCGAGGAATCGGTCGAGTACAGTCTGGACGGCGAGATGCTCGATACCGAGGCCCTGCATCTCGAGACGACCCCGAACGCCCTCGAAATCGCGGTCGGCGAGGACTATCGACCGGACCCGGACGGCGGGGAGCTGTGGCCCCTCGAGACGCCCGCGGACCAGTAG
- a CDS encoding Lrp/AsnC family transcriptional regulator: protein MDELDRQILDILRRDARTPYTEIADEVGTSEGTVRNRVERMMDDDVIERFTISTRTGNVQAMLEISVAVDVDTKEVSERMAEWDEIDFVWMVSGEQDIVLVVDAADTRGVNDLITKARDQEEVVSTKTRLILDEELG, encoded by the coding sequence ATGGACGAACTGGACCGACAGATCCTCGATATCCTCCGGCGAGACGCCCGGACGCCGTACACCGAGATCGCCGACGAGGTGGGGACGAGCGAGGGGACCGTCCGCAACCGCGTCGAGCGCATGATGGACGACGACGTCATCGAACGCTTCACGATTTCGACTCGCACGGGGAACGTCCAGGCGATGCTCGAGATCAGCGTCGCGGTCGACGTCGACACCAAGGAGGTCTCCGAACGGATGGCCGAGTGGGACGAGATCGACTTCGTCTGGATGGTCTCCGGCGAGCAGGATATCGTGCTGGTGGTCGACGCCGCGGACACGCGCGGGGTCAACGATCTCATCACGAAAGCTCGCGATCAGGAGGAGGTCGTGAGCACGAAGACGCGACTGATTCTGGACGAAGAACTCGGCTAG
- a CDS encoding prenyltransferase, producing MSNVSSGRSLADWGLEPAVDYIERVQRSDGLIPWYPDGPADPWDHVESAMGLSVAGRDEAARRAYDWIAEAQHDDGGLWATYGNTDEDDGAHAGDEPRKETHRSAYVAVGVWHHYRCTGDRQFLESLWPTVRDALAFACARQAPTGEIYWAVGADGEVYEDALVAGCASLYKSLACGAAIAAELGHEAERERWLEARADLGAAIRERPDRFDRTWESKSRYAMDWFYPVLCGVVTGEPGRQRLEAGFDRYLEAGLGCRCVADEPWVTVAESCELVLSLAAVGERERAREIYEWLFQWTDDEGVFWTGYQFEDEEFWPGDRPTWTGGAAVLAADALSGLSGASDLFTDSVFE from the coding sequence GTGAGCAACGTGTCGTCGGGACGGTCGCTGGCCGACTGGGGGCTCGAGCCCGCGGTCGACTACATCGAGCGCGTGCAGCGCTCGGACGGGCTCATCCCGTGGTATCCCGACGGGCCGGCCGACCCCTGGGATCACGTCGAAAGCGCGATGGGGCTGTCCGTCGCGGGCCGGGACGAGGCCGCCCGCCGCGCCTACGACTGGATCGCCGAGGCCCAGCACGACGACGGCGGGCTGTGGGCCACCTACGGCAATACGGACGAGGACGACGGGGCCCACGCCGGCGACGAGCCGCGCAAGGAGACCCACCGCAGCGCCTACGTCGCCGTCGGCGTCTGGCACCACTACCGCTGTACCGGCGATCGGCAGTTCCTCGAGTCCCTCTGGCCGACCGTTCGCGACGCCCTCGCGTTCGCGTGCGCCCGGCAGGCCCCGACCGGCGAGATCTACTGGGCCGTCGGCGCGGACGGCGAGGTCTACGAGGACGCGCTGGTCGCCGGCTGCGCCTCGCTCTACAAGAGCCTGGCCTGCGGCGCGGCGATCGCGGCCGAACTCGGCCACGAGGCCGAGCGTGAGCGCTGGCTCGAGGCCCGCGCCGACCTCGGCGCGGCGATCCGCGAGCGACCCGACCGGTTCGACCGGACGTGGGAGAGCAAATCCCGCTACGCGATGGACTGGTTCTATCCCGTCCTCTGTGGGGTCGTGACCGGCGAGCCGGGCCGACAGCGGCTCGAGGCCGGGTTCGATCGGTACCTCGAGGCGGGGCTGGGCTGTCGCTGCGTCGCGGACGAGCCGTGGGTGACCGTCGCCGAGTCCTGCGAGCTCGTGCTCTCGCTGGCCGCGGTGGGGGAGCGCGAACGGGCGCGCGAGATCTACGAGTGGCTCTTCCAGTGGACCGACGACGAGGGCGTCTTCTGGACGGGCTACCAGTTCGAGGACGAGGAGTTCTGGCCGGGCGACCGGCCGACGTGGACCGGCGGGGCTGCGGTGTTGGCTGCGGATGCGTTGTCGGGGCTGTCGGGAGCTTCGGATCTGTTTACTGACTCGGTATTTGAATGA
- a CDS encoding zinc-binding dehydrogenase, whose product MKAVQFDEHGDTDVIEYGEYPDPEIDRDEVLVDIKAAALNHLDIWTRRGMPGIDLEMPHIPGSDGAGVVEDVGEDVTRFEEGDHVAVSAGVGDLRMDDPTLDPRFHIIGEHVTGVHSEYAAVPEDNLIPVPDHVDWSVAGSSCLVFQTAWRMLIERAELEAGEDVLVLGASGGVGHAALQIADYAGAEVYATGSTEEKLDYAEEHGADHVCNYEEEDFADWVLEETGGRGVDVVVEHVGAPTWQNSLKSLTKGGRLVTCGGTGGGNPETDIPRIFWNQLQIIGSTMATPGQVDDVMELVWDGTFEPAIREELPMSETARAHEIIQNREGFGKVVVRPDSEL is encoded by the coding sequence ATGAAGGCAGTCCAATTCGACGAGCACGGCGACACGGACGTTATCGAGTACGGCGAGTATCCCGATCCCGAGATCGACCGGGACGAGGTACTGGTCGACATCAAAGCGGCCGCACTCAACCACCTGGACATCTGGACGCGACGGGGGATGCCGGGAATCGACCTCGAGATGCCCCACATTCCGGGCAGCGACGGGGCCGGCGTCGTCGAGGACGTCGGCGAGGACGTCACCCGCTTCGAGGAGGGCGATCACGTCGCGGTTTCTGCCGGCGTCGGCGATCTCCGGATGGACGACCCGACACTCGACCCGCGCTTTCACATCATCGGCGAGCACGTCACCGGCGTCCACTCCGAGTACGCCGCCGTCCCCGAGGACAACCTGATTCCCGTCCCCGATCACGTCGACTGGTCGGTCGCCGGCTCGAGCTGTCTGGTCTTCCAGACCGCCTGGCGGATGCTCATCGAGCGTGCGGAGCTCGAGGCCGGCGAGGACGTGCTCGTGCTGGGCGCGAGCGGCGGGGTCGGTCACGCCGCGCTCCAGATCGCCGATTACGCGGGCGCGGAGGTCTATGCCACCGGGAGCACGGAGGAGAAGCTCGACTACGCCGAGGAACACGGCGCGGACCACGTCTGTAACTACGAGGAAGAGGACTTCGCGGACTGGGTCCTCGAGGAGACGGGCGGCCGCGGCGTCGACGTCGTCGTCGAGCACGTCGGCGCGCCAACCTGGCAGAACTCGCTCAAGAGCCTCACCAAGGGCGGCCGCCTCGTCACCTGCGGCGGGACCGGCGGCGGCAACCCCGAGACGGACATTCCGCGCATCTTCTGGAACCAGCTCCAGATTATCGGGTCGACGATGGCCACGCCCGGTCAGGTTGACGACGTCATGGAACTCGTCTGGGACGGCACCTTCGAGCCCGCGATCCGCGAGGAGCTGCCGATGAGCGAGACGGCCCGCGCACACGAGATCATCCAGAACCGGGAAGGGTTCGGGAAGGTCGTCGTCCGGCCGGACAGCGAACTCTAG
- a CDS encoding NUDIX hydrolase, whose protein sequence is MSTPEEDLQHENAGQDVIAVDADDNELELVNRLEAHTGDGIRHRAFTSLVFDGEGNVLLAQRAPDKRLWGTFWDGTVASHPVEGQSQKEATRQRVEEELGITPDQYDDLEVTDRFEYKRYFENAGVEHEVCAVLQLTLTDRSLDPNEEEVAGLMWVPYERLHANPEWYRQLRLCPWFEIAMRRDVR, encoded by the coding sequence ATGAGCACGCCGGAGGAGGACCTCCAACACGAGAACGCCGGACAGGACGTAATCGCCGTCGACGCCGACGACAACGAACTCGAACTGGTCAATCGACTCGAGGCCCACACTGGCGACGGGATCCGTCATCGAGCCTTCACCTCCCTCGTCTTCGACGGCGAGGGGAACGTGCTGCTCGCCCAGCGAGCCCCCGATAAGCGCCTCTGGGGGACCTTCTGGGACGGCACCGTCGCCTCCCACCCCGTCGAGGGGCAGAGCCAGAAGGAAGCGACCCGCCAGCGAGTCGAGGAGGAACTCGGGATCACGCCCGACCAGTACGACGATCTGGAAGTGACCGACCGCTTCGAGTACAAGCGCTACTTCGAGAACGCGGGCGTCGAACACGAGGTCTGTGCCGTCCTGCAGCTGACGCTAACGGATCGTAGCCTCGATCCCAACGAGGAGGAGGTCGCCGGGCTGATGTGGGTTCCCTACGAGCGACTCCACGCCAATCCGGAGTGGTACCGCCAGCTCCGACTCTGCCCGTGGTTCGAGATCGCCATGCGGCGGGACGTCCGATAG
- a CDS encoding PHP domain-containing protein, protein MYRVDLHAHTRFFHGRRSLGDRYDPLGVRLLAAMAERRNLDGVATTNHDYYTAFDPSPDVATLPGIEITTDRGHVLVVGPDPPAATKPGALSPEEAVALAHDRDCAAIVAHPFRNSTVRELEDIPFDAIEVNGKHPRSQPLVEELAKQRGLPLTGGSDAHYPFEVGRAYTVVEADRLTPESIVDAIRDGRVSARVARSGPDRLLRRAYRAIHERKQVIDAIERPTPGVGKPPGEEKETD, encoded by the coding sequence ATGTACCGGGTCGACCTCCACGCGCACACGCGATTCTTCCACGGCCGGCGCTCGCTCGGCGACCGGTACGATCCGCTGGGCGTCCGGCTGCTCGCAGCGATGGCCGAGCGGCGAAACCTCGACGGTGTCGCGACGACCAACCACGATTACTACACGGCGTTCGATCCGTCCCCCGACGTCGCGACGCTGCCGGGGATCGAGATCACGACCGACCGTGGCCACGTCCTCGTCGTCGGCCCCGATCCTCCGGCGGCGACCAAACCCGGCGCGCTCTCCCCCGAAGAGGCGGTCGCGCTGGCACACGACCGCGACTGCGCCGCCATCGTCGCCCACCCATTTCGGAACAGTACGGTGCGGGAACTCGAGGACATCCCCTTCGACGCCATCGAAGTCAACGGCAAACACCCACGCTCCCAGCCCCTCGTCGAGGAGTTGGCGAAGCAACGGGGTCTGCCGCTAACCGGCGGGAGCGACGCCCACTACCCCTTCGAGGTCGGCCGAGCGTACACGGTCGTCGAAGCAGACCGGCTCACGCCCGAGTCGATCGTCGACGCGATCCGGGACGGCCGAGTGAGCGCACGGGTCGCCCGATCGGGGCCCGACCGCCTGCTCCGTCGGGCCTACCGAGCGATCCACGAGCGCAAGCAGGTGATCGACGCGATCGAACGGCCGACCCCCGGCGTGGGCAAACCGCCGGGCGAGGAGAAAGAGACTGATTGA
- a CDS encoding HalOD1 output domain-containing protein → MTKNENGRIHRFDSIADETPTEAVIRSHASLRDKQPIDLSPLADAIPCNALNALVNTGDEVTVTFTYEGTQTTVHGDGEIVIHEPA, encoded by the coding sequence ATGACTAAGAACGAAAATGGGAGAATTCACCGATTTGACTCCATAGCGGACGAGACACCAACAGAGGCAGTGATCCGCAGCCACGCGTCTCTTCGAGACAAGCAACCGATAGATCTCTCTCCATTAGCTGACGCGATTCCGTGTAACGCACTTAATGCGCTCGTCAATACTGGAGATGAGGTCACGGTGACGTTTACCTATGAGGGGACACAGACTACCGTCCACGGCGATGGGGAGATCGTCATTCACGAGCCGGCGTAG
- a CDS encoding class I SAM-dependent methyltransferase, with amino-acid sequence MTSTLRDAIYAVRKARLGLERRRLDYGRETRERADRLAEVLPASAAELRAYEREYDDLEWFHEAYADRVDEIHEAGVATDTTHWRDGVTLYVVCRALEVETVVETGVLFGSFDAHILAAMCENGGGTLHAVDLPGGPPGPFEYGHLIPDRCRGRWVLHQGDAREVLPELLEHVGPVDLFLHDSDHRLPHMRFEYETALSHLESGGVLASHDVRLSRLFDQFTDANGLQSCVVCDTGIARRPR; translated from the coding sequence GTGACGAGTACGCTCCGGGATGCGATTTACGCCGTTCGGAAGGCCCGATTGGGGCTCGAGCGCCGCCGGCTCGATTACGGGCGGGAGACGCGCGAGCGGGCCGACCGGCTGGCCGAGGTGCTCCCGGCGTCGGCCGCCGAACTTCGAGCGTACGAGCGGGAGTATGACGACCTCGAGTGGTTCCACGAGGCCTACGCCGACCGCGTCGACGAGATTCACGAGGCCGGCGTCGCGACCGACACGACGCACTGGCGCGACGGGGTGACGCTGTACGTCGTCTGTCGCGCGCTCGAGGTCGAGACGGTCGTCGAGACCGGCGTGCTGTTCGGCTCGTTCGACGCACACATCCTCGCCGCAATGTGCGAGAACGGCGGCGGGACGCTGCACGCGGTGGATCTGCCCGGCGGACCGCCGGGGCCGTTCGAATACGGCCATCTGATCCCGGATCGCTGTCGCGGCCGGTGGGTGCTGCATCAAGGTGACGCGCGGGAGGTTTTGCCGGAACTGCTCGAGCACGTCGGTCCCGTCGATCTCTTTTTGCACGACTCGGACCACCGGCTGCCACACATGCGCTTCGAGTACGAGACTGCGCTTTCGCATTTGGAGTCCGGCGGCGTGCTCGCGAGTCACGACGTGCGGCTCTCGAGGCTGTTCGATCAGTTCACCGATGCCAACGGGCTGCAGTCGTGCGTGGTCTGCGATACGGGGATCGCGCGGCGACCGCGCTAG
- a CDS encoding PadR family transcriptional regulator, whose protein sequence is MPDDDSRDLEPPARAAESPTNEHTTDGRRAWIELTGFQRDCLEAVARRERDGYAGYPSGIAWTLEHWYPTVSRARLEPNLRALVGRGLVIPRDERGSSVPAYRLTDTGREMLCRQADRLAVFRDLRAEGDDAVEEGAVREEQVDGATGTRDES, encoded by the coding sequence ATGCCAGACGACGATTCGCGGGACCTTGAACCCCCCGCTCGAGCAGCCGAATCACCCACCAACGAACACACAACAGACGGCCGGCGCGCGTGGATCGAACTCACCGGCTTCCAGCGCGACTGTCTCGAGGCCGTCGCCCGCCGCGAGCGCGACGGCTACGCCGGGTACCCCTCGGGAATCGCGTGGACCCTCGAGCACTGGTATCCGACGGTGAGCCGCGCCCGACTCGAGCCGAACCTGCGCGCGCTCGTCGGTCGCGGCCTCGTCATACCGCGGGACGAACGCGGCAGCAGCGTCCCCGCCTATCGCCTCACCGATACCGGGCGCGAGATGCTCTGCCGGCAGGCCGATCGGCTCGCCGTCTTCCGTGACTTGCGAGCCGAGGGCGACGACGCGGTGGAGGAGGGGGCCGTTCGAGAGGAGCAGGTGGATGGGGCGACCGGGACTCGAGACGAGTCCTAG
- a CDS encoding amidase produces MSPSPTDSFDLLEATVADIRAAMADERVTAEALVDRYLARIDAYDDDLNAILTINDDARRRARRLDERFESDGFVGPLHGVPIVIKDNHDTRDMPTTAGSVALAESTPSRDAFVVEQLRDAGCIVVAKANLQELSFGVDTISSLGGATRNAYDLERRPSGSSGGTAAAVAANLAAVGTGSDTCSSVRSPPAFNDLVGVRPTRGLVSRTGIVPLSETQDTPGPIARTVADAARLLEVMAGYDPADPVTARGADQVPADGYVSHLDDDGLEGARIGIARQFFGLRNEANGSEADAEAITTVIEDAIEEMEAAGATIVDPVEVVDLDRLASARVLQYEFARDFDAYLAELGDATPYDSLAEIVETGTIAPSIDSRIEAAGIFDVDTGSLDENLGYLRRLERRERLRETTLSKLVEHDLDAVLYPPSRVPPVEIPDHQPFEEMNCELSAHTGLPSIVVPAGFTGDGLPVGLELLGGAFAEPRLFELASAFERTTDNRRPPDRFGELD; encoded by the coding sequence ATGTCACCATCGCCCACAGACTCGTTCGATCTCCTCGAGGCGACCGTCGCCGACATCCGCGCGGCCATGGCGGACGAGCGCGTCACCGCCGAAGCGCTCGTCGACCGCTATCTGGCGCGGATCGACGCCTACGACGACGATCTGAACGCGATCCTGACGATCAACGACGACGCTCGCCGGCGCGCTCGCCGGCTCGATGAACGCTTCGAGAGCGACGGGTTCGTCGGCCCGCTCCACGGGGTGCCGATCGTCATCAAGGATAACCACGACACCCGCGATATGCCGACCACGGCGGGGTCGGTCGCACTCGCGGAGTCGACGCCGTCACGGGACGCGTTCGTCGTCGAGCAGCTCCGCGACGCCGGGTGTATCGTCGTCGCGAAGGCGAACCTCCAGGAGCTGTCGTTCGGCGTCGACACGATCAGCTCGCTCGGCGGCGCGACGCGGAACGCCTACGACCTCGAGCGGCGGCCGTCGGGCTCCAGCGGCGGCACTGCGGCGGCCGTTGCGGCGAATCTCGCCGCCGTCGGAACGGGAAGCGACACCTGCTCGTCCGTCCGGTCGCCGCCCGCGTTCAACGACCTCGTCGGCGTCCGCCCCACCAGAGGGCTGGTGAGCCGGACGGGCATCGTCCCGCTGAGCGAGACTCAGGACACGCCGGGTCCCATCGCCCGGACCGTCGCGGACGCCGCGCGGCTGCTCGAGGTCATGGCCGGCTACGACCCGGCGGACCCGGTCACGGCCAGGGGCGCAGACCAGGTCCCCGCGGACGGGTACGTTTCCCACCTGGACGACGACGGACTCGAGGGTGCACGCATCGGCATCGCCCGGCAGTTCTTCGGCCTCCGGAACGAGGCGAACGGGTCCGAGGCCGACGCCGAGGCGATCACGACGGTCATCGAGGACGCCATCGAGGAGATGGAAGCGGCCGGCGCGACGATCGTCGATCCCGTCGAGGTCGTCGACCTCGACCGCCTCGCGAGCGCTCGCGTGCTCCAGTACGAGTTCGCGCGGGACTTCGACGCGTACCTGGCGGAACTCGGGGACGCGACGCCCTACGACTCGCTGGCCGAAATCGTCGAGACGGGAACGATCGCGCCGTCGATCGACTCCCGAATAGAAGCCGCCGGCATCTTCGACGTCGATACCGGGTCGCTGGACGAGAATCTGGGGTATCTCCGGCGACTCGAGCGGCGAGAGCGGCTCAGGGAGACGACGCTCTCGAAACTTGTCGAGCACGACCTCGACGCCGTGTTGTATCCGCCGTCGAGGGTTCCACCGGTCGAGATTCCCGACCACCAGCCGTTCGAAGAGATGAATTGCGAACTGTCCGCGCACACGGGGCTGCCGTCGATCGTCGTCCCGGCCGGCTTCACGGGCGACGGGCTACCGGTCGGTCTCGAGCTGCTCGGCGGGGCGTTCGCCGAACCCCGGCTGTTCGAGCTGGCGTCCGCCTTCGAGCGAACGACCGACAATCGGCGGCCGCCGGACCGGTTCGGGGAACTCGACTGA
- a CDS encoding MogA/MoaB family molybdenum cofactor biosynthesis protein, which produces MDEPDADDSADRADETLCTGVVTIASDRSLESDESGTIIGDILENGGHEITVREHVGPDHDTVQSIVSRLIDRGDVDVVITAGATGVEPTDITVEAVEPLVEKTLDTFSELFTVLAYERVGTEAITARTFAGIAEGTVVFCLPGDAGAVRLALEEIVLSEASRIAEQAREDDPDAEGEEDPDTEAEKPAEADAVDGGD; this is translated from the coding sequence ATGGACGAACCGGACGCGGACGACAGTGCCGACCGCGCCGACGAGACGCTCTGTACCGGAGTCGTCACGATCGCCTCGGATCGAAGCCTCGAGAGCGACGAGTCCGGAACGATAATCGGCGACATCCTCGAGAACGGCGGCCACGAGATCACGGTGCGAGAACACGTGGGCCCGGATCACGACACGGTCCAGTCGATCGTCTCGCGACTGATCGATCGCGGGGACGTCGACGTCGTAATCACCGCCGGTGCGACGGGCGTCGAACCGACCGATATCACGGTCGAGGCGGTCGAGCCGCTCGTGGAGAAGACGCTGGACACCTTCAGCGAACTGTTCACCGTGTTGGCCTACGAGCGCGTCGGGACGGAAGCCATCACCGCACGGACGTTCGCCGGGATCGCCGAGGGAACGGTCGTGTTCTGTCTTCCGGGCGACGCCGGTGCCGTTCGGCTCGCGCTCGAGGAGATCGTCCTCTCGGAAGCGTCCCGGATCGCCGAGCAGGCGAGGGAGGACGACCCCGACGCCGAGGGAGAAGAGGATCCCGACACCGAGGCGGAGAAGCCGGCAGAGGCCGATGCGGTCGACGGGGGTGATTGA